One window of the Eucalyptus grandis isolate ANBG69807.140 chromosome 6, ASM1654582v1, whole genome shotgun sequence genome contains the following:
- the LOC104417425 gene encoding peroxisomal membrane protein 11A: MEPPVPRALPPLAPSPTAAKAPDATAASKTTRDRDFLLHLEAYLAKRDGVDKALKISRYAAKIVLASSLLPETLPLHRRLKSFESSVGLSRKAFRFGKFVQDVNAFRASPLDSGQDLILSLIAYGGEGIYYFVEQFVWLAKSGLIDGRHSRLLSKISAWAEFVGYVGSVNLKIRDLRMLREDEACVESSIEIATSRGVDCKDEELKLRKLREKKLMKKLSIIQDLADGLMALADIRDGKGRLSGPLLMSCAGLVSALISTHKNWVSC; the protein is encoded by the coding sequence ATGGAACCGCCGGTCCCTCGAGCTCTACCGCCGCTCGCTCCCTCCCCGACCGCCGCCAAAGCGCCGGACGCGACGGCCGCGAGCAAAACAACCAGAGACAGGGATTTCCTCCTCCACCTCGAGGCCTACCTCGCCAAGCGAGACGGCGTCGACAAGGCCCTCAAGATCTCCAGGTACGCCGCGAAGATCGTCCTcgcctcctccctcctccccgAGACCCTGCCCCTCCACCGCCGCCTCAAGAGCTTCGAGTCCAGCGTCGGCCTCAGCCGCAAGGCCTTCCGGTTCGGCAAGTTCGTCCAGGACGTGAACGCTTTCCGAGCCTCGCCCCTCGACTCCGGGCAGGACCTGATTCTCTCCCTCATCGCCTACGGCGGCGAGGGGATATACTACTTCGTCGAGCAGTTCGTCTGGTTGGCGAAATCGGGCCTCATCGACGGCCGCCACTCGCGCCTTCTGTCGAAGATCAGCGCGTGGGCGGAGTTCGTCGGCTACGTCGGGAGCGTGAATCTGAAAATTAGGGATTTGAGGATGTTGCGGGAGGACGAGGCGTGCGTCGAGTCCAGCATCGAGATCGCAACGTCGAGGGGGGTTGATTGCAAGGACGAAGAATTGAAGTTGAGGAAGTTGAGGgagaagaagttgatgaagaagctgTCCATAATTCAGGACCTGGCTGATGGGCTGATGGCCTTGGCCGACATTAGGGACGGGAAGGGGCGGCTCTCGGGTCCGCTTTTGATGTCGTGCGCGGGGCTCGTGTCGGCCCTGATTAGCACTCATAAGAACTGGGTGTCTTGTTGA